TACTCTGGGATAACAGGCACCAATTATGGCTAATACCCAGAAGCTCAGTAGTATTGAGCTTATTATTCTCTTGCCCATTCTTATTCCAATCTCGCATAATCTCCTGATACTGGTGATTCGCCTGATACCACACGAGCAATTGCACCATCATCACCAAAGTAATTAGTGACCTCTATTTTACCAACAGTAGCCTCTACCCTGCCAATGACTATCCCTGTTTCAGGGCTTCTTATTTCCTTGCCCGGTCTCTTTACTACAAGCACAGTGCCTATATCTAATCTGCTTTCCCTGCCAGCATCAAGATACACCTTGTCAGCCTCAACCTCAGCTATTCTGCAATACCAAGTAATCTTCTTATCCACCTGATACATAAGATTACGCGTAAATTTAACTATCGCAGCCCGCAATGCTTCGTGCTCAATTGTTTCATCATACCCACCAGATGTCCCTATACCAAGAACTGTTATATACTTTACATCAGCTACACCGCTTCCGGTCTCTGTGTATATTATCTCACCAGTCCCAACATCTATAACCCGGACATCCACAGTCGCTTCAGCAGTCTGCTTCTTATGACCGTAAAGGATACAATTTGAGCCCTCAGTCCTTACACCAAAAGCAGACACACTGCCTGTAACTATTGCATTCACGCCAAGTAGCTTACCTGCATGGACTATCTGACTGGGGTCTACCTGACCAGATCGTTCAAATTCTTGTTCCTTAAGTATTTCGCTAATCTTTTCTCTTTCCACTAATATAAACCTACCTGCCTTACCAAGTTCTGTCAGAAGTATATCTGAAGTAGCAGAGCCAAGTCTTGCCCTACCATACTTGGTTTTATCAACAAAATCAACCACAGCAATCTTCTTCCTGGGCCCTAATAGCTCTGCCTCGTATTTCTCAGTTTCCTTCAGAGTTACCCCCCTCTCCTCACGAACTACTCTGGTTGCTGTACATCCAAGAATAGCCATTATGAAGAAAACGAGCAATGTATCCACAATGCTAATCTTTTTAAACATAAAGCCTCCTTTCAAAGCTATATTATCACGATATAGATAGATTGTCAAGATATAATTGCTTTGTTGAATAAATATTTTTGGCACCTTTGATTTTCAACCTCTGACTTGGTTTTAGACAATTTTGACCTTGTCATTCTGAACGAAGTGAAGAATCTCATAAATTGGTATCAATCAAGGTGTTGCAAGTTTTGTAAAGCGAATTATTCAACAAAGCAAGATATAATATAAAAAATGTTTGTAAAAAATGATGCCCTCCTTTCTGAAATGTGATATTATGCAAAGGGTCGGAACCCGACAAGAAACGAAAGGAGGACATCATGAGTGATTATATTATACACTAAGGGGATTTGCACAAGAAATTTTTTAACTTTTTCTGCCTGGACAACAGAACAGGGATAGAAACAGAAGAAAAAGTTTATAAAGTAAGGCAAGGTGGACTTCCCAAGGATGCACAGCTTGTATTGAAATAGACTTTTATTGAGATAGCGAACCAGGCTATGTTAAAGAAATGGATGAGTTTTGAAACTTTTCCATGTCCCCTCCTTTCTTGTCTGAAGGGGATTATACACCATACGGGACATTCTTGCTTGAAAATTAAAACCTTCATTTTAACCCTCTTAGTTTGTTTAATCTGCTGCAAATTCGCTTCACTATTTCTATTAGACAGATAGAGGACATTTTAGCTTAAAAATTAAAGAGGACATTTTTGCTGAAAAGTAACAAAAATTTATTTAAACTTGACAATATGTTTAATCAGGTGTATAAAATTACCTTGAATGATGTGTAAATCTATCATTTTAGGATTAGTATTTTCTATATACTATCCACTCTATGCTCACTGGAGTGTAATTGAGAATATACATCCAGGAAACATAGAGTACGGTAAGACAATGGTAGTAGACAAGTTTGGGCATAAACATGTAGTGTATAGAACCAAAATAACCACTCCTAAGGCAGATAGTGTTGTATGGATGTATCAGTTAAAAGATTCATCAATGACCTATAATCACTGGGAGACACCTGAAACATTATGGAGTTATAATAATCAACAGCGGGAAGCACGTGATTACACTCCTGCTATCGCCGTAGATAATGTTGGTAATATCTATACAGTGTGGTCATACACTGATGCTACAACAGGAAGGGGTGATGTTCTATTCAGGAGAAAAGTAGGTGGAGCATGGCAATCAATTAAGTCTATTAGCACAAACAAACTACAACCCGGTAAGGTCGCAATAGCAGTGAACTCCGATTTATCAGAATTATTTGTGGCATTCCTACATGGGAGTGTGGATTTTGCAACGCTTGAGTGCTACTACTCAAGTGACCAAGGCACAAGTTGGTCGAGTGCATTTTCCCCTATTACAAATGTGACAGGCTATCCCAGTGTTTGCTACGATGCTACCGGACTTAGATATATTATTTATGCATCAGGAGCCGACCTCCATTGCAGGATAGTAAATGCAGACTCAATTATTGGCGCAGTTTGGAGTTGGGCACAATGTAGTTCTGACCCCATAAATGGGAATGTTCATCTTGCATACATACAAAGTGGTGAAGCGCCGCGTAACTTAGTATACAAATTCCACCCAAATGGTAATACGGACCCTAAAATATGGGATAGTACAACTGTAGTATATAAAACAAATGAAGCACCTATCTCTATATCAGTATATAATAATGTAGTAGGTATTCTAAACAGAGGAAACTATTTTGAATACCGTAGTGCTTGGGATACAATTCCGCTACCTCAGCCTGTAATATATCCTGGATGGTGTGTTAGTTTGGATAAAAATGGGTGGTCACATATTGTTGGACACTGGGAACCAACAAGTGATAATATCTACTATTTTACAAACTACACTATATCAAAGATAAAGATTGCACCCGATAGCTCATTTGATATAACTTATCCGGGGATAGCAGTAAAGTATCCATTAACAATAGTAAATAAGGGAAACATAATAGATACAATAAAGCTGATAAGTGCTGGCACAAGACCGGGGTGGATAGCCGATTTCTCTAAAGATACTATATATTCCATAGCACCTGAAGCCACTGCATACGATACATTAATTATAACACCACCTGATACTGCTAAGCCTTGTTCAACGGATTCAACTAAGTTTATTGCATCAGGAGTTGACTGGGCTGTTACCACGACTAAAGATACTGGGTTCACTTTTACAAAGGTAAATATAGATGTTAAACTTGTTAAGAGTGTAATTCAACCACCCGAGAATAGCACTGTAGAGCCTGGAGATACAATAACGTATCAAATAATATGCGCTGATACATGGAATGTAAAGATAGATTCAGTGACTATTCTTGATATAAAAGATGATGAATTAGTAAGGTTTGACACTGTATGGTACAAAGCTCACAGTGATAGCCATAAAGTGAGTATCAGAGATACACTTATTTGGAAAATATGGGGACTTAATCCTAAGCGTGCTGATACCCTCTGTATATGGGGATTAGTAAAGACATTTGTATGTAATGATAAAGTAGATTCAATTGTAAATTTTGCATATAGCACAGAAACGGGCTGTATTTATGCCGATACCTCTAACCGTACTGTGCATAATATTATAGGTACAACAGCACTTGAGCTAACAAAACCTGCCCAAATGCCAAACGATACACTCATCCCTGGTGATACAATATCCTATGTGCTTAAGTGTGCTAATGTAGGAAAGATGCCAGCCTTAAATATAGTAATTATTGACTCGCTTGATACACTTGATATTGAAGGTGTCACAAGTATCTATCCGGCACCATCAGAGGTAACAACAGCTTTTATAAAATGGGATATACCGTGTATACTACCACAAGATACTTTGCTGTGCACATTTAGGGCAGTTGTGAACCGTGAATACAAATGTATCAGAATAGATACACTGTCTAACTATGCCGTAGCATTTGGTGATACTTCAATAATTCCACATACTGCATATTCAGAGACTACTTCAAACAATATTTTGAGAATAGTAAAACTAAATGTAGAGAAGAAGGCTAACCCTCCAAATGGGAGCTGGGTACAGGGCGGTGACTCAATAAATTACAATATATTAAGTTATAATGCCCCTATTGCAAATTGTATAGCAAGAAATATTGACCTTACAGATACACTTGATGCAATAATTGACACAGCAATTAATATCTCAGCTGGTGGAGTCATCTCTAATAAAGTGATAACATGGCATATTGACTCATTAGCTCCTAAGGATACCTTCTATGCATCCTATA
This bacterium DNA region includes the following protein-coding sequences:
- a CDS encoding CsgG/HfaB family protein, with translation MFKKISIVDTLLVFFIMAILGCTATRVVREERGVTLKETEKYEAELLGPRKKIAVVDFVDKTKYGRARLGSATSDILLTELGKAGRFILVEREKISEILKEQEFERSGQVDPSQIVHAGKLLGVNAIVTGSVSAFGVRTEGSNCILYGHKKQTAEATVDVRVIDVGTGEIIYTETGSGVADVKYITVLGIGTSGGYDETIEHEALRAAIVKFTRNLMYQVDKKITWYCRIAEVEADKVYLDAGRESRLDIGTVLVVKRPGKEIRSPETGIVIGRVEATVGKIEVTNYFGDDGAIARVVSGESPVSGDYARLE
- a CDS encoding FlgD immunoglobulin-like domain containing protein, whose product is MMCKSIILGLVFSIYYPLYAHWSVIENIHPGNIEYGKTMVVDKFGHKHVVYRTKITTPKADSVVWMYQLKDSSMTYNHWETPETLWSYNNQQREARDYTPAIAVDNVGNIYTVWSYTDATTGRGDVLFRRKVGGAWQSIKSISTNKLQPGKVAIAVNSDLSELFVAFLHGSVDFATLECYYSSDQGTSWSSAFSPITNVTGYPSVCYDATGLRYIIYASGADLHCRIVNADSIIGAVWSWAQCSSDPINGNVHLAYIQSGEAPRNLVYKFHPNGNTDPKIWDSTTVVYKTNEAPISISVYNNVVGILNRGNYFEYRSAWDTIPLPQPVIYPGWCVSLDKNGWSHIVGHWEPTSDNIYYFTNYTISKIKIAPDSSFDITYPGIAVKYPLTIVNKGNIIDTIKLISAGTRPGWIADFSKDTIYSIAPEATAYDTLIITPPDTAKPCSTDSTKFIASGVDWAVTTTKDTGFTFTKVNIDVKLVKSVIQPPENSTVEPGDTITYQIICADTWNVKIDSVTILDIKDDELVRFDTVWYKAHSDSHKVSIRDTLIWKIWGLNPKRADTLCIWGLVKTFVCNDKVDSIVNFAYSTETGCIYADTSNRTVHNIIGTTALELTKPAQMPNDTLIPGDTISYVLKCANVGKMPALNIVIIDSLDTLDIEGVTSIYPAPSEVTTAFIKWDIPCILPQDTLLCTFRAVVNREYKCIRIDTLSNYAVAFGDTSIIPHTAYSETTSNNILRIVKLNVEKKANPPNGSWVQGGDSINYNILSYNAPIANCIARNIDLTDTLDAIIDTAINISAGGVISNKVITWHIDSLAPKDTFYASYTGVVSDTFVKDSILNWCWLSYRCEDISSDTIIHHYLLLISATLEKEMKYRDMIWPDFSIVLPNDTVEYIITCNNTGKGVLRNVIIKDTVDTGVIVKVIPESEGEYDSISGVITWEIGNILPDSSKAVAWLGVIKSFGKQENILDTLMNSAFMYSDNFTGPALSNTTIHLVAERRIQILVEPDTSGITTPNSDKDYTIRVINLGNDFDVVDIQVNKIEDGWSYNLTYTDGSSLIDTDNDTKIDVGPIPPNDTTELKLKVMSPTDFMTGINKSIDTLVIWGISSLDTIVRDSACIITEAILPEISAKSIHNYPNPFEKDKGTKFVLALPTETNPTLIIYKRTGEVIKTLLDGTKTLTRGLHEVQWDATNDSGKKISAGTYIYILKADGKMITKKLVVLPPRRH